DNA from Aureimonas sp. AU20:
CGCGGCCGGCGCGGCGCACGCGATGCGTCTCGCGGTCGAGGTCGAGATCGCCCGCCACGAGCTGGCTGGAGATGCGCTCGGGCTTCACCCGACGCAGCATGGCGCGCACGCGGGCCATGAGCTCGGGAGTCGAGAAGGGCTTCACGACATAGTCGTCCGCCCCGACCGAAAGGCCGCGCACCCGCTCGCTTTCCTCGCCGCGCGCCGTCAGCATGATGATCGGCAGGCGTTCGGTCTCGGGCCGCGTGCGCAGGCGCCGGCAAAGCTCGACGCCGGACAGGCCGGGCAGCATCCAGTCCAGCAGAAGAAGGTCGGGCACGCCCTCTTTCAGCCGCAGGTCGGCCTCGTCGCCACGCGCGATCACGTCGACGTCGTAACCCTCGGCCTCAAGATTGTAGCGAAGGAGGACGCCCAGCGCCTCCTCGTCCTCGACGACGGTGATCCGGGCGCCCATGCGACTTACCCGTTCAGGCCGGAAGAGGGCGAGGCGATCGAGGGCGTCGAGTCGCTCTTGGGCCGCTCGACCTCCATCTGTTTGCCGGTCTTGATGTAGTAGACCGTCTCGGCGATGTTGGTCGCGTGGTCGCCGATGCGCTCGATGTTCTTGGCCGAGAAGAGAAGATGCGTGCAGGCCGTGATGTTGCGCGGATCTTCCATCATGTAGGTCAGGAGTTCGCGGAAGAGCGAGGTGTAGAGCGCGTCGATCTCGGCGTCCTGGGCGCGGATTTCCAGTGCCCGCACGTCGTCGCGCGTGGCATAGACGTCGAGCACGTTCTTCAGCTGGCCCAGCGCCAGTTCCGACATGTGCTCGATGCCGCGCACCAGCTGCACCGGCTGCTTGTGGTCGGTCACCGCGATCACGCGCTTGGCGATGTTCTTGCCGAGATCGCCGATGCGCTCGAGATCGTTGGAGATGCGGATGGCGCCGACGATCTCGCGCAGGTCGTGCGCCATCGGCTGGCGCTTGCCGATCGTGAGGACCGCGCGTTCGTCCACTTCGCGCTGCAGCGTGTCGAGAAGGATGTCGTCGGCAACGACGGACTGCGCCAGACCCCAATCGGAGCGGATCAGGGCGGAGACCGCCTGCTCGACCATGCGCTCGGCCTGGCCGCCCATTTCGGAAATGCGACGAAGGATGAATTTCAGTTCGTCGTCGTAGGACGAGACGATGTGATGTTCCATGAAACGAACTCTCCCTGTTTCGCGGAGAACGACTCCCGGCCCGATAAGGCTGCGGGAGCCGGGAGCGAGGTCAGCCGAAGCGGCCGGTGATGTAGTCCTGCGTGCGCTTGTCGTCGGGGTTCTGGAACATCTT
Protein-coding regions in this window:
- the phoB gene encoding phosphate regulon transcriptional regulator PhoB codes for the protein MGARITVVEDEEALGVLLRYNLEAEGYDVDVIARGDEADLRLKEGVPDLLLLDWMLPGLSGVELCRRLRTRPETERLPIIMLTARGEESERVRGLSVGADDYVVKPFSTPELMARVRAMLRRVKPERISSQLVAGDLDLDRETHRVRRAGREVKLGPTEFRLLEFLMQSPGRVFSREQLLDGVWGRDIYVDERTVDVHVGRLRKAINRGRQRDPIRTVRGAGYSLDENFTAAARPVQQRAEAS
- the phoU gene encoding phosphate signaling complex protein PhoU, giving the protein MEHHIVSSYDDELKFILRRISEMGGQAERMVEQAVSALIRSDWGLAQSVVADDILLDTLQREVDERAVLTIGKRQPMAHDLREIVGAIRISNDLERIGDLGKNIAKRVIAVTDHKQPVQLVRGIEHMSELALGQLKNVLDVYATRDDVRALEIRAQDAEIDALYTSLFRELLTYMMEDPRNITACTHLLFSAKNIERIGDHATNIAETVYYIKTGKQMEVERPKSDSTPSIASPSSGLNG